In the Quercus lobata isolate SW786 chromosome 5, ValleyOak3.0 Primary Assembly, whole genome shotgun sequence genome, one interval contains:
- the LOC115990665 gene encoding uncharacterized protein LOC115990665, with protein MSCLSWNCRGLGNPQTEDEVVALVITKDPKLVFLMETKADKPILERVGKRIQFTNLFFVPRINSGGGLALYWKSKLVVAVQSYSNLHKDAFINHGADDAWRFTGFYGDPETANRENSWSLLRELSRRSTLPWVCMGDFNEILFADEKLGWLDRPERQMQSFRDALDYCILKDLGFNDSEYKRFYGRGKLFRFEAMWLKDLSCESVIKDAWGEHAMSESVWGFQKKIVACQNNLKVWNKNCFGHVRNSLQKKLKELQEAKEGGSYRTNPRRIYMLREEIQRLKNREECMWKQRSWNAWLKEGLLGRDFQASEVKLALDQMAPLTAPGPDGMSPIFYKSFWHIVGKDVTSVVLNALNSGVVPESLNSTFIALIPKVKHPKKVADFRPISLCNVVYKLISKVLVNRLKKFLAFAISETQSAFLSGRLISDNVLVAFETLHYLKRKTIGKVGQMALKLDMSKAYDRVECEFLEQAMRHLGLGERMMISVLFCSAKEAECQKILDILAIYERGSGQKINREKTNLFFSSNTPHEVQVRIQQVLGVPSIRQFEKYLGLPALVGRAKKQSFIYIKERVWKKLQGWKEKLLSQAGREVLIKSGYSGEHRKTHWVKWERLCEAKEVGGLGFREIEKFNDALLAKQVWRMINNTDSLCHRVFKARFFPNCSILDAKESSSGSYAWKSIIGARDVIRKGMVWRIGTGEAVRIKEDRWLPGHVNCSVISPLPSMASDVKVSSLIDPDRVAWRTEVVQQLFLPHEADIILGIPLSS; from the exons ATGAGTTGCCTTAgttggaactgtcgtgggcttgggaacccacagACAGAGGATGAAGTAGTTGCTCTTGTGATTACAAAAGATCCCAAGTTGGTTTTCTTAATGGAAACCAAAGCTGATAAACCTATTTTGGAAAGGGTTGGTAAACGGATTCAATTTACTAATCTTTTCTTTGTTCCTCGTATTAATTCAGGTGGTGGTCTTGCATTGTATTGGAAATCTAAGCTTGTTGTGGCTGTTCAGTCTTATTCAAATCTCCACAAAGATGCTTTTATCAACCATGGAGCGGATGACGCCTGGCGTTTCACAGGTTTCTATGGAGATCCTGAGACTGCCAACCGGGAAAACTCCTGGTCTTTACTTCGAGAGTTGAGCCGCCGTTCAACCTTACCTTGGGTATGTATGggggatttcaatgaaattttgtttgctgATGAGAAACTGGGTTGGTTGGATAGGCCAGAGAGACAAATGCAGAGTTTTAGGGATGCCTTGGACTACTGTATACTGAAAGATCTTGGCTTCAATG ATTCTGAGTATAAGCGTTTTTATGGAAGGGGCAAATTGTTCCGTTTTGAAGCAATGTGGTTAAAAGACCTTTCCTGTGAATCGGTGATTAAAGATGCTTGGGGTGAACACGCTATGTCTGAATCGGTCTGGGGATTCCAAAAAAAGATTGTGGCTTGTCAAAATAATTTGAAGGTGTggaacaaaaattgttttgggCATGTCCGTAACTCTTTACAAAAGAAACTTAAAGAATTGCAGGAGGCAAAAGAAGGTGGTAGCTATCGAACTAACCCAAGGAGAATCTACATGTTGAGGGAAGAAATCCaaaggctgaaaaatagggaagaaTGCATGTGGAAGCAGCGGTCCTGGAATGCTTGGCTCAAGGAAG GGTTGCTAGGCCGTGACTTCCAAGCTAGTGAGGTTAAGCTTGCTCTTGATCAAATGGCCCCTCTTACCGCCCCTGGACCTGATGGTATGTCCCCTATcttttataaatctttttggCACATTGTGGGTAAAGATGTTACTTCTGTGGTGCTTAATGCTCTTAATTCTGGTGTGGTCCCTGAGTCGTTAAACTCCACTTTTATTGCTTTAATCCCAAAAGTAAAACACCCTAAGAAAGTGGCAGATTTCCGCCCTATCAGTTTGTGTAATGTGGTTTATAAACTGATTTCTAAGGTTTTGGTGAATCGTTTGAAAAAATTCCTTGCTTTTGCTATTTCGGAAACTCAGAGTGCATTTTTATCAGGTAGACTTATATCGGATAATGTGCTTGTGGCCTTTGAAACTCTTCACTACCTTAAAAGGAAAACCATTGGGAAGGTGGGCCAGATGGCTTTGaagcttgatatgagtaaggcttatGACAGGGTAGAATGTGAATTCCTGGAGCAGGCTATGCGGCATCTTGGGCTGGGGGAGAGGATG ATGATAAGTGTGCTGTTTTGCAGTGCTAAAGAAGCTGAGTGCCAGAAGATTCTTGATATTCTGGCTATTTATGAGAGAGGGTCGGGGCAGAAAATTAACCGGGAgaaaactaatttattttttagctcCAATACTCCTCATGAGGTCCAGGTCCGGATTCAACAGGTTTTGGGTGTTCCTTCTATCcgtcaatttgaaaaatatttgggtttGCCGGCATTGGTGGGTAGGGCAAAAAAACAAAGCTTCATTTACATCAAAGAAAGGGTATGGAAAAAGCTTCAAgggtggaaagaaaaattacTGTCTCAGGCGGGTAGGGAAGTGCTGATTAAGTCA GGGTATAGTGGAGAGCATCGGAAAACCCACTGGGTAAAATGGGAACGATTATGTGAAGCCAAAGAAGTGGGTGGTCTGGGTTTTAGAGAGATTGAAAAATTTAATGATGCCTTATTGGCTAAACAAGTCTGGAGAATGATCAATAACACTGATTCTCTTTGTCATCGTGTCTTTAAGGCACGGTTCTTTCCGAATTGTTCCATCTTAGATGCAAAAGAATCCAGTTCCGGTTCTTACGCATGGAAGAGCATTATTGGTGCTAGAGACGTGATTCGAAAAGGTATGGTTTGGCGTATTGGGACAGGGGAGGCAGTGCGTATTAAGGAGGATAGGTGGCTGCCTGGACATGTTAACTGTTCGGTCATTTCTCCCCTTCCTTCTATGGCCTCGGATGTGAAAGTGAGTTCTTTGATTGATCCAGATAGAGTAGCTTGGAGAACAGAGGTTGTGCAGCAACTATTTCTACCCCATGAAGCTGACATTATCTTGGGAATTCCATTGAGCTCTTGA
- the LOC115990663 gene encoding uncharacterized protein LOC115990663 — MSWLWWNVRGLGKQRTVHELASIMRAQDPAVLFLAETWADDDRLMKIFDDLHFDEKWVVPRVTRAGGLALLWKNTIQIDVDSSSLNHIDVIVNKGKEDSWRFTGIYGLLEASRKSETWNLIRNLHRKYTLPWLCAGDFNEILLSHEKLGGGLISESAMREFREVVDDCGFMDLGYVGKKYTWRGKRGDTMVLERLDRALATHSWLALNPATRVQCIRSNASNHYPIIINPEGVADRPCKPFRFEHMWLKENGCGDTVKAVWLSPLPVSSSPLMHEKIKLCGIKLME, encoded by the coding sequence ATGAGTTGGCTATGGTGGAACGTGCGAGGGCTTGGGAAGCAACGCACCGTTCATGAGCTTGCATCGATAATGCGGGCACAAGATCCTGCTGTCCTGTTTTTGGCCGAGACGTGGGCAGACGATGATAGGCTAATGAAGATTTTTGATGACTTGCATTTTGATGAGAAATGGGTTGTTCCAAGAGTGACAAGGGCAGGCGGTTTGGCCCTACTATGGAAGAACACGATTCAGATTGATGTGGACTCCTCCTCCCTTAACCATATAGACGTTATAGTCAACAAAGGGAAGGAGGATTCATGGAGGTTCACGGGCATTTATGGGCTACTGGAGGCTAGCCGAAAAAGCGAGACTTGGAATTTAATTCGTAATCTTCATCGGAAATACACCCTTCCGTGGTTGTGTGCCGGTGATTTTAACGAAATCCTACTGTCACATGAAAAGCTTGGAGGGGGACTAATAAGTGAATCAGCAATGAGGGAGTTTAGAGAGGTTGTGGATGACTGTGGGTTTATGGACCTAGGTTatgtgggaaaaaaatataCTTGGAGAGGCAAGAGAGGTGATACCATGGTGTTGGAGAGACTTGACCGTGCTCTTGCTACTCATTCATGGCTTGCTTTGAATCCAGCAACAAGAGTTCAATGTATTCGGTCCAATGCATCTAACCATTATCCCATTATTATTAATCCTGAAGGGGTTGCAGATAGACCATGTAAACCCTTTAGGTTTGAGCACATGtggttaaaagaaaatggatgCGGTGACACCGTGAAGGCAGTGTGGCTGTCTCCTCTCCCTGTTTCAAGCTCTCCGTTGATGCATGAAAAGATAAAGCTTTGTGGTATTAAGCTTATGGAATGA